In Pseudomonadota bacterium, the DNA window AGAAGCGTGGACTCGACCGTGCGATGATCTCGAGCAGCTCTTGGGCGACACTGTCGCGGATCTCGGCCACGGCCTGGTCGATGCGCTCGGTGGGAGAGAGCGCATACAAGCGCTCATCGATGTCGCGAAGGCGCTCGGGGCCCGAGCCGTCGCTCTCTCCCTCTTCGCCTCTCGGAAGCTGCGCGATTGATGTCACCAGCGCTTCGGGCAGTCCCTTCGAGTGCTTTCCCAGCAGCTGGCGCCCCTGAGGAGTGGCGCTCCAGTAGCCGCGCCTCGGAGATGCGGCCAGACCGTGCCGCTTCAATCGATCGTAGGCCCATCCCAGGCGGTTCTGATAAAGCGGCTGACCGCTCGGTATCCGCTCAGACAGATCTTCCTCGGTGAGCCCCAGCTCTCGTGCGCCAGCCTCGATGGCTTCCCCACGCGTCAACGGGCGATCAAACTGTACGAGGGCTCGCAGCAACGGCTCGATGCACTTGTAGTAAGGTGGAACTGGCATGATGACCTCCTCCGCGCAAAACGGGCTTGAGAGAAACGCGATACAAAAGCGTTCTTCAGCCAGCGACCTCAGGCCACCTTCTCCTCAAAGCCTGCAAACCTCTCGCAGAAGTCTTGCCAGATCGGCTAAAGGGCTTCGAAGCGAGAGATCTCCCCGGAATAGTGAACCTCGTTCTACTCAAACGAGCAGTGATTGA includes these proteins:
- a CDS encoding restriction endonuclease, encoding MPVPPYYKCIEPLLRALVQFDRPLTRGEAIEAGARELGLTEEDLSERIPSGQPLYQNRLGWAYDRLKRHGLAASPRRGYWSATPQGRQLLGKHSKGLPEALVTSIAQLPRGEEGESDGSGPERLRDIDERLYALSPTERIDQAVAEIRDSVAQELLEIIARSSPRFFESLVLELLHAMGYGTSRDDLQHVGGSGDGGIDGIISLDRLGLEKVYVQAKRWQGSVGGPIIQTFLGALQLQGANKGVLLTTGTFTKDAKAAADRAHGRVVLVDGVILARLMIEYGVGVSHKEVRVPRVDGDYFEAEA